A DNA window from Mycobacterium sp. IDR2000157661 contains the following coding sequences:
- a CDS encoding TetR/AcrR family transcriptional regulator, whose protein sequence is MAVVDKPSARETKRLQTRERLMGAAIAEFKRSGIAAADVGAIVTAAGVAHGTFFFHFPTKEHVLLELEHREEERIAKQLGRYSDAAHDLESILKESVRLILGLERRLGSLLFKDFLALHFSQTRPVDESTEHPVIVRVALEIEGAQQRGEVAADVNPMNSAVFFLLGLYALLTTTHNWPTQSTMIDDYVTRTLRGIETR, encoded by the coding sequence ATGGCAGTGGTGGACAAGCCGTCGGCGCGCGAGACCAAGCGCTTGCAGACGCGCGAGCGGTTGATGGGAGCGGCGATCGCCGAGTTCAAGCGGTCAGGCATCGCGGCGGCTGACGTCGGCGCCATCGTGACGGCGGCGGGCGTCGCCCACGGCACGTTCTTCTTCCACTTCCCGACAAAGGAACACGTGCTGCTGGAGCTTGAGCACCGCGAAGAGGAACGCATCGCCAAGCAGCTCGGTCGGTACAGCGATGCCGCGCATGATCTCGAATCCATTCTCAAGGAATCGGTTCGGCTGATCCTGGGCCTGGAGCGTCGACTCGGATCACTGTTGTTCAAGGACTTCCTCGCCTTGCACTTCTCGCAGACCCGGCCCGTTGACGAGAGCACGGAACACCCGGTGATCGTCCGGGTCGCGCTCGAGATCGAGGGTGCTCAGCAGCGCGGCGAGGTTGCCGCCGACGTCAATCCGATGAACAGTGCCGTGTTCTTTCTGCTGGGGCTCTACGCGTTGTTGACCACCACCCACAACTGGCCGACGCAGAGCACGATGATCGACGACTACGTCACGAGGACCTTGCGGGGCATCGAGACGCGATAG
- a CDS encoding NAD(P)H-dependent amine dehydrogenase family protein produces the protein MRRVVQFSTGNVGQHSLRAIIGRPDLELVGVHAANPDKIGRDAADLCGLREPTGVVATDDIDALIASKPDCVVYTALGETRPMEAIDQMSRFLAAGVNVVGTSMVWLVTPRQTDEWLRDPLEKACATGNSSLYVNGIDPGYSGDTAVLAALSLVTRAESITVQEVFDYGNYDDYEYTGTAMGFGTTAEDEPAMAFQPGVITAMFGGLVRNLAHHLDLELDEVSQRYEPWYADQRIECKMMTVEPGGLAGVRFAAEGVRDGAPVITIEHTTRLTPAAAPDWEYPPDGHSGVHKVIIEGEPRVEVSTLLSHPVLDVTEAGCVSTAARVVNAVDWVCRAPAGLVAVEDIPPAEMVRGLMW, from the coding sequence ATGCGCAGGGTTGTCCAATTCTCCACCGGCAACGTCGGCCAACACTCGCTGCGCGCGATCATCGGCAGGCCGGACTTGGAACTGGTCGGAGTGCACGCTGCCAACCCCGACAAGATCGGCAGGGACGCCGCCGATCTCTGCGGACTGCGCGAGCCCACCGGGGTCGTCGCGACCGACGACATCGACGCGCTCATCGCATCGAAACCGGACTGCGTGGTCTACACGGCATTGGGCGAGACCCGCCCGATGGAGGCCATCGATCAGATGTCGAGGTTCCTCGCAGCCGGGGTGAACGTCGTCGGCACTTCGATGGTGTGGCTGGTGACGCCCCGCCAAACCGACGAGTGGTTGCGCGACCCGTTGGAGAAGGCCTGCGCCACAGGGAATTCCTCGCTCTACGTCAACGGTATCGACCCGGGCTACTCGGGTGACACCGCCGTGCTGGCGGCATTGAGCCTGGTGACGCGCGCGGAATCGATCACCGTTCAGGAAGTCTTCGACTACGGCAACTACGACGACTACGAATACACCGGAACGGCAATGGGCTTCGGCACCACGGCCGAGGACGAGCCGGCAATGGCGTTCCAGCCGGGGGTGATCACGGCGATGTTCGGCGGATTGGTGCGCAACCTCGCGCACCACCTCGACCTCGAACTCGACGAGGTCAGCCAGCGCTACGAGCCTTGGTACGCCGACCAGCGAATCGAATGCAAGATGATGACGGTCGAACCCGGCGGACTGGCCGGGGTGCGGTTCGCCGCCGAAGGGGTCCGTGACGGAGCACCGGTCATCACCATCGAGCACACCACTCGGCTCACACCGGCTGCCGCGCCCGACTGGGAGTACCCGCCGGACGGCCACTCCGGTGTGCACAAGGTGATCATCGAGGGCGAGCCACGCGTCGAGGTGAGCACGCTGTTGTCGCATCCGGTGCTCGACGTCACCGAGGCCGGCTGCGTGTCCACCGCCGCCCGGGTGGTCAACGCGGTCGACTGGGTCTGCCGCGCGCCTGCGGGGCTGGTGGCCGTCGAGGACATCCCGCCCGCCGAGATGGTTCGCGGCTTGATGTGGTGA
- a CDS encoding NAD(P)H-dependent amine dehydrogenase family protein, protein MTYRVVQWTTGNVGTKSVHAIAANTDLELVGCYAWSPDKVGKDVGVLCGMEPLGVTATDDVGALLALKPDCVVYNPMFADIDAVVRILDAGVNVVTTSEFITGHQLGTDRDRVIEACRRGRATIFGSGINPGFIQLFAVVTAGISDRVDRISIVESFDTSIYNSPATEIPMGFGHPIGDPGLPAITEKGSGIFREAVLLVAEALGAELDEVRCDVEYAETTEDLELPGDWTIRAGCVAGIDVRWKGYLGERDIIEIRGVWTKGQTLRPVWSTTFGYTVTVEGRPTITSTLAFEPPPDFHGETLDDFVMLGLTITAMPPITAIPAVVAAEPGIATYNDLPLLLPRGVLVQ, encoded by the coding sequence TTGACCTATCGCGTCGTACAGTGGACGACAGGCAACGTCGGCACGAAGTCGGTGCACGCGATCGCCGCGAACACCGATCTCGAGCTCGTCGGGTGCTACGCGTGGTCGCCGGACAAGGTGGGCAAGGATGTCGGTGTCCTGTGTGGCATGGAGCCGCTCGGGGTCACCGCGACCGACGACGTCGGCGCGCTCCTGGCACTGAAACCGGACTGTGTGGTCTACAATCCGATGTTCGCGGACATCGACGCCGTGGTGCGCATCCTCGACGCGGGTGTCAACGTCGTGACTACATCGGAGTTCATCACCGGCCACCAGCTCGGCACGGATCGCGATCGTGTCATCGAGGCCTGTAGGCGCGGGCGTGCGACGATCTTCGGAAGCGGGATCAACCCCGGCTTCATCCAGCTCTTCGCCGTGGTGACGGCGGGCATCTCGGACAGAGTGGACCGCATCTCTATCGTTGAGTCCTTCGACACCAGCATCTACAACTCACCCGCCACCGAGATCCCTATGGGCTTCGGCCATCCCATCGGCGATCCCGGTCTGCCGGCGATCACCGAGAAGGGTTCCGGCATATTCCGCGAAGCTGTGCTGCTGGTAGCCGAGGCCCTCGGCGCCGAACTTGACGAGGTGCGATGCGATGTCGAATACGCCGAGACGACCGAAGATCTCGAACTGCCCGGCGACTGGACGATCAGGGCCGGCTGCGTAGCCGGCATCGACGTCCGCTGGAAGGGTTACCTCGGCGAGCGGGACATCATCGAGATCCGGGGCGTGTGGACCAAGGGCCAGACGCTGCGACCGGTGTGGTCGACGACGTTCGGCTACACCGTCACCGTCGAGGGCAGGCCCACGATCACCAGCACGTTGGCATTCGAGCCGCCGCCGGACTTCCACGGCGAAACCCTCGACGACTTCGTCATGCTCGGACTGACCATCACCGCCATGCCGCCGATCACGGCGATTCCGGCCGTCGTTGCCGCCGAACCCGGTATCGCGACGTACAACGATCTGCCGCTGTTGCTGCCGCGCGGCGTGCTCGTACAGTAA
- a CDS encoding molybdopterin-containing oxidoreductase family protein, translating into MSQTITLPGICRICSAHCGVLATVTDGRLTKVSGDPDNPMFAGYTCAKGRALPDIHNNPDRLLHSQKRQPDGSHSPIAAPEAMDEIAAKLQDLIANHGPRSVAIYLGTNGLPYPASALMGNAFIRAIESPMFFTANTIDQPGKQIALAAHGHWLGGDVDFHEADSWMLIGTNPLVSKAIGIPGQNPAKGLKAAVERGMKLIVIDPRRSQTAARAAIHLQPRPGEDVTILAAMINVIIREGLNDIAFIEENVDGFTDLARAVEPFTPAYAAERADVPEEQLLEAARVFATHGDRRGMVNAGTGANFALHGSLLEYLCLCLTTICGRWQRAGERVVRPNTLMPAFTAKAQPHPPYEGWGYGEKLRVRGLTDTVSGMPTAALADEILLEGAGQVRALICIGGNPMAAWPDQRKTLRALENLDLLVTLDTEMSLTSRLADYVIAPMMQMETPAMTMGSELIKYYTSGTGIPAAYAQYAPRLLEPPAGSDLIEEWRFFLGLAKRMDLELWFVNFFGGGGGKFMESPPVVLQMNGDTELSTEELFEQMCATSRIPLDEVRRHPHGKIFDVEATVEPRDPNCTAKLDVGNAHMLAELLEVRNDDFVTARSDPEFPFRLIPRRHPNFMNSSGTTLAALHRGKPYNPAYMHPDAITRLGLQSGESVRVTSPHDSVCAVLEADDTLRPDVTAMHHAFGGMPGDDDEFRSQGTNVGRLVPTDVDYDRITGLPRQGNIPVRVTALAAR; encoded by the coding sequence ATGTCGCAGACGATCACACTGCCGGGTATCTGTCGGATCTGCTCAGCACATTGCGGAGTGCTGGCCACCGTCACCGACGGCCGCCTGACCAAGGTCTCCGGCGATCCCGACAACCCGATGTTCGCCGGCTACACCTGCGCGAAGGGACGCGCGCTACCGGACATCCACAACAATCCAGACCGCCTGCTGCACAGCCAGAAGCGCCAACCTGACGGCTCCCACTCCCCCATCGCCGCACCGGAGGCGATGGACGAGATCGCCGCGAAGTTACAAGACCTGATCGCCAACCACGGACCCCGCTCCGTGGCGATATACCTCGGCACCAACGGGTTGCCCTATCCAGCGTCGGCTTTGATGGGCAATGCCTTCATCCGGGCCATCGAGTCCCCGATGTTCTTCACCGCGAACACCATCGACCAACCGGGCAAGCAGATCGCGTTGGCGGCACACGGCCACTGGCTCGGTGGGGACGTCGACTTCCACGAGGCCGACAGCTGGATGCTCATCGGCACCAACCCGCTGGTGTCCAAAGCGATCGGCATTCCCGGGCAGAACCCGGCGAAGGGCCTGAAGGCCGCCGTCGAGCGCGGCATGAAGCTCATCGTGATCGACCCGCGCCGGTCCCAGACCGCGGCGCGTGCCGCCATTCATCTTCAACCCCGGCCCGGCGAAGACGTCACGATCCTGGCGGCGATGATCAATGTGATCATCCGTGAGGGGCTGAACGACATCGCCTTCATCGAGGAGAACGTCGACGGCTTCACCGATCTGGCGCGGGCGGTGGAACCGTTCACGCCCGCCTACGCCGCCGAACGCGCCGATGTCCCTGAGGAGCAACTGCTCGAGGCCGCAAGGGTTTTCGCGACGCACGGCGACCGTCGCGGCATGGTCAACGCCGGCACCGGTGCGAACTTCGCTCTACACGGAAGCCTGCTCGAATACCTGTGTCTCTGTCTGACCACAATCTGCGGCCGCTGGCAACGCGCCGGGGAACGCGTGGTGCGGCCGAACACGCTGATGCCGGCGTTCACCGCGAAGGCACAGCCGCATCCGCCGTACGAGGGCTGGGGTTACGGTGAGAAGCTGCGCGTGCGTGGCCTCACCGACACCGTCAGCGGAATGCCAACAGCGGCACTGGCCGACGAGATTCTGCTCGAAGGCGCTGGGCAGGTGCGCGCGCTGATCTGCATCGGCGGGAATCCCATGGCGGCCTGGCCCGACCAACGAAAGACGCTACGAGCGCTCGAGAACCTCGATCTACTGGTCACACTCGACACCGAGATGTCGCTGACCTCCCGCCTGGCCGACTACGTCATCGCGCCCATGATGCAGATGGAGACGCCGGCGATGACGATGGGCAGCGAGCTGATCAAGTACTACACCAGCGGCACGGGGATCCCCGCCGCCTATGCGCAGTACGCGCCACGGCTCCTGGAGCCACCTGCGGGCTCCGACCTCATCGAGGAGTGGCGCTTCTTTCTCGGCCTGGCCAAACGGATGGACCTCGAACTATGGTTCGTCAACTTCTTCGGTGGTGGCGGCGGCAAGTTCATGGAGTCACCGCCCGTGGTCCTCCAGATGAACGGTGACACCGAGCTCAGCACCGAGGAACTCTTCGAGCAGATGTGCGCGACGTCGCGCATACCGCTCGACGAGGTACGCCGCCATCCCCACGGCAAGATCTTCGACGTCGAAGCAACGGTCGAACCACGAGATCCGAACTGCACCGCCAAACTCGACGTCGGCAACGCTCACATGCTGGCCGAACTGCTGGAGGTGCGAAACGACGACTTCGTCACTGCGCGAAGTGATCCCGAGTTTCCCTTCCGATTGATCCCGCGGCGCCATCCGAACTTCATGAACTCCTCTGGCACCACGCTCGCGGCCTTGCACCGCGGCAAGCCGTACAACCCGGCCTACATGCACCCCGACGCGATCACCCGCCTCGGCCTGCAGTCGGGCGAGTCGGTCCGGGTCACCTCGCCACACGACAGCGTCTGTGCGGTGCTCGAAGCCGATGACACCCTGCGGCCTGACGTCACCGCGATGCACCACGCGTTCGGCGGGATGCCGGGCGACGACGACGAGTTCCGCAGCCAGGGCACGAATGTCGGACGACTGGTCCCGACGGATGTCGACTACGACCGGATCACCGGACTCCCGCGTCAGGGAAACATCCCCGTCCGCGTCACCGCGCTCGCCGCCCGGTAG
- a CDS encoding cytochrome P450, which yields MTRSLEEHAQNWDLRHEDFQDNDFLYEVYSVMRRTAPFAHTDSPFLSATPGGAWVATRYEECYRILQDWQHFSSKPTPEGAEQLAGDLVITMDPPRQQSFRKVLNPYFSPARMKGLRPQIRNETDELMDAFIERGEGDLALVAWRQPGIVFFKYLLGMPVDDVPLCVELTDTGLNGATEAERMTAWGGLYQHLHDAVSARVGRPPRDDMIDVLLGAEIDGEKLPFEMVVANAMLLVQAGLETTASAMSFAFHYLATHPHERDRLVSEPDLLPRAVEEFIRFGGSIHGIPRTVGLATQMSGHAFCPGQSVVVNYAAANRDADQFPEPDKCILDRRENRHLGFGAGVHRCLGSNLARLEFTVGLEQVLSRMPDYTLTPDADPVFHGNSVTRGYRRIPVSFTPGAVVGVGS from the coding sequence GTGACCAGGTCGCTCGAGGAGCACGCGCAGAACTGGGATCTGCGACACGAGGACTTCCAGGACAACGACTTCCTCTACGAGGTCTACTCGGTGATGCGGCGCACTGCGCCCTTCGCCCACACCGATTCACCGTTTCTGTCCGCCACCCCGGGTGGCGCGTGGGTGGCGACCCGGTACGAGGAGTGCTACCGGATTCTGCAGGACTGGCAGCACTTCTCGAGCAAGCCGACGCCGGAAGGCGCCGAGCAGCTCGCGGGCGACCTGGTGATCACCATGGATCCGCCGCGGCAGCAGAGCTTCCGCAAGGTCCTCAACCCGTATTTCTCACCGGCGCGCATGAAGGGACTTCGGCCCCAGATCCGCAATGAGACCGATGAGTTGATGGATGCCTTCATCGAGCGGGGCGAGGGCGACCTGGCCTTGGTCGCCTGGCGCCAGCCCGGCATCGTGTTCTTCAAGTACCTGCTCGGCATGCCGGTCGACGACGTGCCGCTCTGCGTCGAGCTGACCGACACCGGACTCAACGGTGCGACCGAGGCCGAGCGGATGACCGCGTGGGGTGGGCTCTACCAGCATTTGCACGATGCGGTGTCGGCGCGCGTCGGCCGGCCACCGCGGGACGACATGATCGATGTGCTGCTCGGCGCCGAGATCGACGGCGAGAAGCTGCCGTTCGAGATGGTCGTCGCCAACGCCATGCTGCTGGTGCAGGCCGGGCTGGAGACGACCGCCAGCGCCATGTCGTTCGCGTTCCACTACCTGGCGACCCATCCCCACGAACGCGACCGGCTGGTCAGCGAGCCGGACCTGCTGCCAAGGGCCGTCGAGGAATTCATCCGCTTCGGCGGATCGATTCACGGCATTCCGCGTACGGTCGGGCTGGCGACGCAGATGAGCGGTCACGCGTTCTGTCCCGGGCAGTCGGTAGTGGTCAACTACGCCGCGGCGAACCGGGATGCCGACCAGTTCCCCGAACCCGACAAATGTATTCTCGACCGTCGCGAGAACCGGCACCTCGGGTTCGGCGCAGGCGTCCATCGCTGTCTGGGCTCCAACTTGGCCCGTTTGGAGTTCACCGTCGGACTGGAACAGGTGCTGTCGAGGATGCCCGACTACACCTTGACACCCGACGCCGATCCGGTGTTCCACGGCAACTCCGTCACCCGTGGTTACCGCCGCATCCCGGTGAGTTTCACACCGGGTGCTGTTGTGGGAGTCGGCAGTTGA
- a CDS encoding nitric oxide reductase activation protein NorD, whose translation MPELSDAHAMAVERSCAVTAVALSEQRREGVRLITGGHRAFSLSAALDFVLVPYPIGRDWTRRTLTCGVALQCAPSKDRILDYRLNELSARELRALTIVEAGVALGWVAARWPGLLPEIRRVMGDFETLDSDLDATAMLGRAIAMARTAEPMSVHPLLGRLPLAYTAPQSMSDKLRRTLGRMPWTTSQKRLPRPYSIPVGGDGGIRNPNLPPPSRPQDNDLDITPDHRPGIPYPEWNSWTKSYMRDHVAVLEKAHPSGTGKPEAGSAELRKWFAEHTHRAMKNRLEDGSDLDVERYVEHYIDLTTGEAVEPRIFRELLPSDRDVSTALLLDGSSSLGVHGGRIFKLELACADALSRAMTLARERHGIFVFTGNTRHRVEVSCLKDFADRRFVPPSRLGLSAGGYTRLGAPLRHLTSRLLAQPSERRLLIVIGDGLISDEGYEGRYAWADAAHAVEEANDAGVSIYYVGVGPTRVDPLPEVFGPRRSQRIRRVEELPRVLAHVHRELVAA comes from the coding sequence ATGCCGGAACTCTCCGATGCACACGCGATGGCTGTCGAGCGCAGTTGCGCGGTTACGGCCGTCGCGCTGAGCGAACAGCGGCGCGAGGGCGTTCGCCTGATCACTGGTGGGCATCGCGCCTTCAGCCTGAGTGCGGCTCTGGACTTCGTGCTCGTGCCGTACCCGATCGGCCGTGACTGGACCCGCAGAACCCTCACATGCGGTGTCGCACTGCAATGTGCGCCGTCGAAGGACAGGATTCTCGACTACCGGCTGAACGAGCTGTCGGCACGGGAACTGCGCGCGCTGACGATCGTTGAGGCCGGCGTGGCTCTCGGATGGGTCGCCGCGCGCTGGCCCGGCCTGTTACCGGAGATCCGGCGGGTGATGGGTGACTTCGAGACCCTCGACAGCGACCTCGATGCGACGGCGATGCTCGGCCGGGCGATCGCAATGGCGCGCACTGCAGAACCGATGAGCGTTCATCCACTCCTGGGCCGACTTCCCCTCGCGTACACCGCTCCCCAGAGCATGTCCGACAAGCTGCGGCGCACGCTGGGCAGAATGCCGTGGACCACATCGCAGAAGCGGCTGCCGCGGCCGTACTCGATCCCCGTGGGCGGGGACGGCGGCATCCGCAATCCCAATCTGCCGCCGCCGAGCCGCCCGCAGGACAACGATCTCGACATCACACCCGACCATCGGCCCGGCATCCCGTATCCCGAGTGGAACTCGTGGACCAAGAGTTACATGCGCGACCACGTGGCGGTGCTCGAGAAGGCGCATCCGTCCGGGACCGGCAAGCCGGAAGCGGGTTCGGCGGAGCTGCGGAAGTGGTTCGCCGAACACACCCACCGGGCGATGAAGAATCGGCTGGAGGACGGCTCGGATCTCGACGTCGAACGGTACGTCGAGCACTACATCGACTTGACGACCGGCGAGGCGGTAGAGCCGCGCATCTTCCGCGAGCTCCTGCCGAGCGACCGGGACGTGTCGACCGCTCTCCTTCTGGACGGCAGCTCGTCGCTCGGGGTTCACGGCGGCCGGATCTTCAAGCTCGAACTGGCCTGTGCCGATGCGCTTTCCCGGGCGATGACACTGGCTCGTGAGCGGCACGGCATCTTCGTGTTCACCGGGAACACCCGGCACCGGGTCGAGGTCAGTTGTCTGAAGGACTTCGCGGACCGCAGGTTCGTGCCACCAAGCCGCCTCGGTCTGTCCGCCGGCGGATACACCCGCCTCGGTGCGCCGCTGCGCCACCTCACCAGCAGGCTGCTCGCGCAACCGTCCGAGCGCCGACTGCTCATCGTGATCGGCGACGGCCTGATCTCCGACGAGGGGTACGAGGGCCGCTACGCCTGGGCCGACGCGGCACACGCCGTCGAGGAGGCCAACGACGCGGGCGTGAGCATCTACTACGTCGGCGTCGGGCCGACCCGCGTCGACCCGCTGCCTGAGGTCTTCGGACCCCGCCGCTCACAACGTATCCGACGAGTCGAGGAGCTACCCCGAGTGCTTGCCCACGTCCACCGCGAGTTGGTGGCTGCATGA
- a CDS encoding TetR/AcrR family transcriptional regulator encodes MTAQVKLSAREERRRQTRERILEVATAEFKRAGMAGADVGAIVAAAGVAHGTFYFHFPSKEHVLLELESREEARVAAEFAASLSSPHDLVTALTKVVDLVSGLELRFGPLLFKEILAQHFSPTRPQRDDWTDHPVIVLLVDEIERARGDGVIHPQVDAFYSATFFLLGIYGVLTTTDDSETRNAMLADSVASVVRGLKIR; translated from the coding sequence ATGACCGCCCAGGTGAAGCTCTCGGCGCGCGAAGAACGCCGGCGACAGACGCGGGAACGCATCCTCGAGGTCGCGACAGCGGAGTTCAAACGCGCGGGGATGGCCGGCGCGGACGTGGGTGCCATCGTGGCTGCCGCAGGTGTGGCGCACGGGACCTTCTACTTCCACTTCCCCAGCAAGGAACATGTGCTGCTCGAACTGGAGTCTCGCGAAGAAGCGCGTGTCGCAGCCGAATTCGCCGCCTCCCTGAGCTCACCGCACGACCTGGTGACCGCCTTGACGAAGGTCGTCGACCTGGTAAGCGGGCTGGAGCTACGGTTCGGTCCACTCCTCTTCAAGGAGATTCTGGCGCAGCACTTCTCGCCGACACGCCCGCAGAGAGACGACTGGACCGACCACCCGGTCATCGTGTTGCTCGTCGATGAGATCGAGCGGGCCCGCGGTGACGGTGTCATCCACCCGCAGGTCGACGCGTTCTACAGCGCGACGTTCTTCCTCCTCGGCATCTACGGAGTGCTGACCACCACCGACGACAGCGAGACCCGGAACGCGATGCTGGCCGACTCGGTCGCGTCGGTCGTGCGAGGTCTCAAGATCCGATGA
- a CDS encoding CbbQ/NirQ/NorQ/GpvN family protein, with the protein MTGTDYYANANEVRLFEQAYLKRLPVMLTGPTGCGKTRLVEHMGVLLQRPVVTISCHDDLTSSDLVGRFMVTGGDVVWTDGPLTRAVKAGAICYLDEVVEARHDSLAILHSLTDHRRALYLDRAGEVVQAPEAFMLVCSYNPAYRSSLKELKPSFRQRFVTLPMRYLEPEREAAVIVAETGVGSATATRLVACATAIRTADEAFHFEPPSTRVLVTAAQLIVSGATELEAAEACILAPLSTDGAITDGLREVAVASLSDAPSTSG; encoded by the coding sequence ATGACTGGCACTGACTATTACGCGAATGCCAACGAGGTGCGCCTGTTCGAGCAGGCATACCTGAAGCGCCTGCCCGTCATGCTCACCGGGCCGACCGGTTGCGGCAAGACGCGCCTGGTCGAGCACATGGGTGTCCTGCTCCAACGGCCCGTCGTGACGATCAGCTGCCATGACGACCTGACGAGCTCCGATCTGGTCGGCCGGTTCATGGTGACCGGCGGCGACGTCGTGTGGACCGACGGACCGCTCACCCGGGCCGTGAAGGCCGGAGCCATCTGCTATCTCGATGAAGTGGTGGAGGCGCGCCACGACTCGCTGGCCATCCTGCACTCGCTGACCGACCATCGCCGCGCGCTGTATCTGGATCGGGCCGGTGAGGTGGTTCAGGCGCCGGAAGCCTTCATGTTGGTCTGCTCCTACAACCCCGCCTATCGCAGCTCGCTGAAGGAACTCAAGCCGTCGTTCCGCCAGCGCTTCGTGACGTTGCCCATGCGGTACCTGGAACCCGAACGCGAAGCGGCGGTGATCGTCGCCGAAACCGGTGTGGGGTCAGCCACCGCAACCCGCCTCGTGGCATGCGCCACGGCGATCCGCACCGCCGACGAGGCCTTCCACTTCGAACCGCCTTCGACCCGCGTGCTCGTGACGGCCGCGCAGCTGATCGTCTCAGGGGCAACCGAATTGGAGGCCGCCGAGGCCTGCATTCTCGCGCCACTGTCCACTGACGGTGCCATCACCGACGGCCTGCGCGAAGTAGCCGTGGCCAGCCTGTCCGACGCTCCGAGCACATCCGGTTAG
- a CDS encoding SDR family NAD(P)-dependent oxidoreductase, which translates to MALEQFNLDGQVAIVTGAGKGVGQGIARVLAEAGATVVGTARTEADIVGTISGIEQAGCKGLALVADAMSRPDGERVVATTMERFGRIDILVNNVGGSTYARFLDITDDDFRLTFDWCVTSAFIMSQLAAPHMLEAGHGSIVNISSGSARFGIRALTAYCTAKGGLEALTRAMAQELAPKIRVNAIALGSFATDGLQGSLDMMPGSLEKMMESTPLHRLGDVEDLGRLCVYLATQGCYATNAIFHVDGGIDSNNSPLPIPDY; encoded by the coding sequence ATGGCGCTCGAGCAGTTCAACCTCGACGGTCAGGTGGCCATCGTCACCGGTGCGGGAAAGGGTGTGGGACAGGGCATTGCGCGAGTTCTCGCGGAAGCGGGCGCAACAGTGGTGGGGACAGCCCGCACCGAGGCCGATATCGTCGGGACCATCTCCGGCATCGAACAGGCCGGCTGCAAAGGCCTCGCACTGGTCGCCGACGCCATGAGCCGGCCCGACGGTGAGCGGGTCGTGGCCACCACGATGGAACGCTTCGGCCGCATCGACATCCTGGTCAACAACGTCGGGGGGTCCACCTACGCACGCTTCCTCGACATCACCGACGACGACTTCCGGCTCACCTTCGACTGGTGCGTCACCTCGGCGTTCATCATGAGCCAACTGGCCGCCCCGCACATGCTCGAGGCGGGACACGGATCCATCGTCAACATCTCCTCGGGCTCAGCGCGCTTCGGCATTCGCGCGCTGACCGCGTACTGCACCGCCAAGGGTGGACTCGAGGCGCTTACTCGCGCCATGGCGCAGGAATTGGCGCCGAAGATCCGGGTCAACGCGATAGCCCTGGGTTCTTTCGCCACCGATGGCCTTCAGGGCAGTCTGGACATGATGCCCGGATCGCTGGAGAAGATGATGGAGTCGACGCCGCTGCACCGACTCGGCGACGTCGAGGATCTGGGTCGGCTGTGCGTCTACCTCGCCACTCAAGGGTGTTACGCGACCAACGCGATCTTCCACGTCGACGGCGGTATCGACTCCAACAACTCGCCGCTGCCGATACCCGACTACTGA